The following are encoded together in the Strix aluco isolate bStrAlu1 chromosome 13, bStrAlu1.hap1, whole genome shotgun sequence genome:
- the NEURL1B gene encoding E3 ubiquitin-protein ligase NEURL1B has translation MGNTVHKTLADTSHQTRSVSSRPYYSLPNSSHERRSVLTITEPPRFHSQAKGKNVRLDAHSRKATRRNSFCNGVTFTNRPIHLYEKVRLKLVAVHHGWSGALRFGFTIHDPSQMSSDEIPKYACPDLVTRPGYWAKALPERFAVRDNILAFWVDRHGRVFYSINDEEPILFHCGIKVSGPLWALIDVYGITHEVQILDSMFAETMTTARLSTARLSTCLPQSNHDSANFNNNELENNQVVAKIANLNLSRVPGLATDNHIIPCCPNRRQRAQGVPAFLDTDLRFHPTRGPDITFSQDRMVACTNWQESNRTLVFSDRPLHIGESLFVEVGHLGLPYYGALSFGITSCDPSTLRTNELPADPDFLLDRKEYWVVYRAFPVLNSGDILSFMVLPNGEVHHGVNGASRGMLMCVDTSQSLWVFFTIHGVINQLKILGTVQSSPVTVSPSGSPGGSQYDSDSDMAFSVNRSSSASESSLVTAPSSPLSPPISPVFPPPEPSSSKNGECTVCFDSEVDTVIYTCGHMCLCNTCGLKLKKQLNACCPICRRVIKDVIKIYRP, from the exons ACACAAGCCACCAGACCCGCTCCGTCTCCAGTCGTCCCTACTACAGTTTGCCCAACAGCAGCCACGAGAGACGCTCGGTCCTCACTATCACGGAGCCACCGCGTTTCCATTCCCAAGCCAAAGGCAAGAATGTGCGTCTGGATGCTCACTCCCGCAAGGCCACACGGAGGAACAGTTTCTGCAACGGGGTCACCTTCACCAACCGGCCCATCCACCTCTACGAGAAAGTCAGGCTGAAACTGGTGGCTGTGCACCACGGCTGGAGTGGGGCCCTGCGCTTCGGCTTCACCATTCATGACCCATCGCAGATGAGCTCTGACGAGATACCAAAGTACGCCTGTCCGGACCTAGTGACCCGACCTGGATACTGGGCCAAAGCTTTGCCAGAGAGGTTTGCCGTGAGAGACAATATCTTGGCCTTCTGGGTTGACCGTCATGGGAGAGTCTTCTACAGTATTAATGATGAGGAACCAATATTGTTTCACTGTGGTATTAAAGTTTCTGGTCCTCTCTGGGCACTCATAGATGTCTATGGAATTACCCATGAAGTGCAAATACTAG ATAGCATGTTTGCAGAGACCATGACCACTGCTCGTCTCAGCACTGCCCGTCTCAGCACTTGCCTGCCACAGAGCAACCATGATTCAGCCAACTTCAATAACAACGAACTGGAGAATAACCAAGTGGTGGCCAAAATTGCAAACCTAAACCTAAGTCGGGTACCAGGACTTGCGACAGACAACCACATCATCCCCTGTTGCCCAAACCGACGGCAGCGTGCCCAGGGGGTCCCGGCCTTTCTGGACACAGACCTGCGATTCCACCCCACCCGCGGACCTGACATCACCTTTTCTCAGGACCGGATGGTTGCGTGCACCAACTGGCAAGAAAGCAATAGGACTTTGGTGTTTTCTGACCGGCCTTTGCACATCGGTGAAAGCCTCTTTGTGGAAGTAGGACACCTTGGGTTGCCATACTACGGGGCCCTTTCATTTGGCATCACTTCTTGTGATCCGAGTACTTTACGGACAAATGAGCTCCCAGCAGATCCAGACTTTCTCTTGGACCGCAAGGAGTACTGGGTGGTTTACCGAGCGTTCCCGGTCCTCAACAGCGGCGACATTCTCAGTTTCATGGTCTTGCCGAATGGAGAGGTGCACCACGGGGTGAACGGAGCCAGCCGAGGAATGCTAATGTGTGTGGACACCTCACAGTCTCTCTGGGTGTTTTTTACAATCCATGGTGTAATCAACCAGCTCAAAATATTGG GCACTGTGCAGTCCAGCCCAGTGACCGTCTCTCCCTCAGGATCCCCCGGTGGCTCGCAGTACGACAGCGACTCAGACATGGCCTTCAGCGTCAACAGGTCGTCGTCTGCTTCAGAGTCATCGCTCG TGACTGCTCCCAGCTCTCCCCTGAGCCCCCCCATCTCTCCTGTTTTCCCCCCTCCGGAGCCATCAAGCAGCAAGAATGGGGAATGCACCGTCTGCTTTGACAGCGAGGTGGACACGGTGATCTACACCTGCGGACACATGTGCCTCTGCAACACCTGTGGTCTTAAGCTGAAGAAGCAACTCAACGCCTGCTGCCCAATCTGCCGACGGGTCATCAAAGATGTTATTAAAATATACCGCCCTTAG